One window of Candidatus Nitrospira kreftii genomic DNA carries:
- a CDS encoding hypothetical protein (conserved exported protein of unknown function) — MKAFLRSLLALLLLFTLGCVTPVTPEQIASADYGTVPAAPTYQKAIKHLMQPMLFDPFTARFRFLGEPQKGYAYLSGRRQPPMFGYLVHVGINAKNLRGNYVGEEPYRFFIKNHILYPLSKSDKAEVVQ; from the coding sequence GTGAAGGCCTTTCTCAGAAGTCTTCTCGCGCTGCTTTTGCTCTTTACACTAGGGTGCGTCACACCCGTGACCCCAGAACAAATCGCCAGTGCTGACTATGGAACAGTTCCGGCGGCACCAACCTATCAGAAGGCCATTAAGCACCTTATGCAACCTATGCTGTTTGATCCGTTCACGGCTCGCTTTCGATTCTTAGGAGAGCCACAGAAAGGCTATGCGTATCTCTCGGGTAGGAGACAACCTCCCATGTTTGGATACCTCGTGCACGTGGGGATCAATGCCAAGAACTTGAGGGGCAACTATGTGGGCGAGGAACCGTATCGATTCTTTATCAAGAACCACATACTCTATCCCTTGAGCAAGTCGGATAAGGCTGAAGTTGTGCAATAG
- a CDS encoding hypothetical protein (conserved membrane protein of unknown function), whose product MGNGMENVGASLSASRRGFLFGTILVFIMNFAVIALAGARGIPEWTEYLALVGILAQVILIHQREQALYASRRWRFWYALIIAGFACDLMTRHLWMRGQDIVDPIQVRGQLLVGGFLLFYIMVFPVVLRLIIRNQKS is encoded by the coding sequence GTGGGGAATGGGATGGAGAATGTCGGTGCAAGTCTCTCGGCATCTCGACGGGGATTTCTATTCGGGACCATTCTCGTTTTCATCATGAACTTTGCTGTGATCGCGCTGGCGGGGGCCCGTGGGATTCCTGAGTGGACAGAATATCTCGCCCTTGTTGGAATTCTTGCCCAAGTCATTCTGATCCACCAACGAGAGCAGGCACTCTATGCATCCAGGCGATGGCGGTTCTGGTATGCGTTGATCATTGCAGGGTTTGCCTGCGACCTCATGACTAGGCATCTCTGGATGCGGGGGCAGGACATTGTGGATCCTATACAAGTCCGCGGGCAGCTCTTGGTCGGAGGGTTTCTCTTGTTCTATATCATGGTATTCCCGGTTGTGCTCCGTCTCATCATTCGAAACCAGAAATCATAA
- a CDS encoding Micrococcal nuclease-like nuclease yields MPFTLGRHYRFPVFIPVRWGREGEPVVIGVARLMKLRISPLVLLFLLSSAEAFPFSGEVVGVLEGSAIEVVRLGKTQRIHLHGLDCPERGQPYGDDVKPAISALVFAMQVMVEPHGKDKHGRIMADVLLADGTNVNHALVKDGRCWWSRKFAPGDAELERLELEAREAKRGLWEDPEPIPPWEFRKTLRKPSRGAPKN; encoded by the coding sequence ATGCCCTTTACTCTCGGCCGCCACTATCGTTTTCCGGTCTTCATCCCCGTTCGATGGGGGCGTGAGGGCGAACCTGTCGTCATTGGGGTGGCGCGCCTCATGAAGCTACGAATTTCTCCCCTGGTTCTGCTCTTTCTCTTGAGCTCAGCCGAGGCATTCCCCTTCAGCGGCGAAGTAGTCGGAGTTCTTGAGGGGAGCGCCATCGAAGTCGTACGCCTCGGAAAGACGCAACGTATCCATTTGCACGGTCTCGATTGTCCGGAGAGGGGCCAACCCTACGGCGACGACGTGAAGCCAGCGATCTCGGCCCTCGTCTTCGCCATGCAAGTCATGGTCGAGCCTCATGGGAAGGACAAGCACGGGCGAATTATGGCCGATGTGCTGCTTGCGGATGGGACCAACGTGAATCACGCGTTGGTGAAAGACGGCCGATGCTGGTGGTCTCGAAAATTTGCACCGGGTGACGCTGAACTGGAACGGCTTGAGCTGGAAGCAAGAGAGGCGAAGAGGGGGCTGTGGGAAGATCCTGAACCGATCCCCCCATGGGAGTTCCGGAAAACCCTGCGGAAACCGTCCCGCGGTGCACCGAAGAACTGA
- a CDS encoding hypothetical protein (conserved protein of unknown function), giving the protein MGVPENPAETVPRCTEELSTFRTEIEMPKSTTTYWNPLAPDQRTRWTPIKDLEGMAEEITLSLDPGTGEYTRLTRFLPGADTSAFGGKSHAYPEEIFIVSGRLYDQAFDRWLEAGEYASRPPGERHGPFKTDVGCVVLEVSFPNRVAG; this is encoded by the coding sequence ATGGGAGTTCCGGAAAACCCTGCGGAAACCGTCCCGCGGTGCACCGAAGAACTGAGCACATTTCGTACTGAGATTGAAATGCCGAAATCGACCACGACCTACTGGAACCCGTTGGCTCCCGACCAACGAACTCGCTGGACTCCCATCAAAGATCTGGAGGGGATGGCCGAGGAAATCACATTGAGTCTCGATCCTGGGACGGGCGAATACACCAGACTGACCCGCTTCTTGCCTGGCGCCGATACATCGGCGTTCGGGGGAAAATCCCATGCATACCCAGAGGAGATTTTTATTGTGAGCGGGCGGCTGTACGACCAGGCCTTCGATCGCTGGCTTGAAGCGGGAGAGTACGCAAGTCGCCCTCCGGGAGAACGGCATGGTCCGTTTAAAACCGATGTCGGGTGTGTGGTGCTGGAGGTGTCATTCCCCAACAGGGTAGCGGGCTGA
- a CDS encoding hypothetical protein (conserved protein of unknown function), which produces MPFPEIVGKLISNDVESYHVDYVTRSFTFYSASGAAVLAPIIFEGLPSVAEDFDVAALKAAILDSQQHGQKFRAFCERAMQAGVQGYIAYLRGKRVTYFGRQGDQHTEWFPGAKSNDLSK; this is translated from the coding sequence ATGCCGTTTCCTGAAATTGTAGGGAAGCTCATCTCGAACGATGTCGAGTCGTATCACGTGGACTATGTCACTCGCTCATTCACCTTCTACAGTGCGTCAGGGGCTGCCGTTCTAGCGCCCATCATCTTTGAGGGGCTTCCCTCGGTAGCCGAAGACTTTGATGTGGCCGCACTCAAGGCGGCAATTCTCGACAGTCAACAACACGGACAAAAGTTCCGTGCCTTCTGCGAACGTGCCATGCAGGCCGGGGTGCAGGGGTACATCGCGTATCTTCGAGGGAAGCGAGTCACCTATTTCGGTCGTCAAGGGGATCAGCACACAGAGTGGTTTCCTGGCGCCAAATCGAATGACCTCTCCAAATAG
- a CDS encoding toxin of the YoeB-YefM toxin-antitoxin system produces the protein MVERINKLIRDTQRKPFGGVGKPEPLKHALSGLWSRRITDEHRMVYRVVNDALEIAQLRFHY, from the coding sequence ATGGTGGAACGGATCAACAAGCTCATCCGCGACACACAACGCAAACCCTTCGGTGGCGTCGGCAAACCGGAACCATTGAAGCATGCGCTCTCAGGGTTGTGGTCGCGGCGGATTACCGATGAACATCGCATGGTGTATCGCGTGGTCAATGATGCGTTAGAAATTGCGCAGCTTCGATTCCACTACTGA
- a CDS encoding antitoxin of the YoeB-YefM toxin-antitoxin system — translation MDTLTYTAVRANLARAMDRVCDDHEALIITRNGEQSVVMLSLEDYKALEETAHLLRTPANAKRLLSAVGQLNTGKGELKPAK, via the coding sequence ATGGATACGCTGACCTACACCGCCGTTCGTGCCAATCTCGCTCGCGCAATGGACCGGGTGTGCGATGACCACGAAGCCTTGATCATTACCCGTAACGGCGAACAGTCTGTCGTGATGCTGTCGCTCGAGGACTACAAGGCGCTGGAAGAAACTGCCCACCTTCTACGAACGCCCGCCAACGCCAAGAGACTGCTCTCAGCCGTGGGGCAACTGAATACAGGCAAAGGTGAGCTGAAGCCGGCCAAGTGA
- a CDS encoding hypothetical protein (conserved protein of unknown function) translates to MRIVELEAQPNCVLSMVGDDGRVGRFDVSPYLQYEAFEVLRDETEFRKVVNGGYFVQWDCGADLSADTI, encoded by the coding sequence ATGAGAATTGTGGAACTCGAGGCACAACCAAACTGCGTACTCTCCATGGTGGGGGATGATGGCCGGGTTGGCCGGTTTGATGTCAGTCCCTATCTACAGTATGAGGCGTTCGAGGTGCTTCGAGACGAGACCGAATTTAGGAAGGTCGTCAATGGCGGGTATTTTGTCCAATGGGATTGTGGGGCCGACTTGTCAGCGGACACGATCTAG
- a CDS encoding putative HTH-type transcriptional regulator YddM, with translation MAMHNPPHPGEFIIQVYLEPNNLSGRELAGKLGVAPSTLNRILTGTSRISPEMALRLSKALGRSPESWLAMQYNHDLWHAKQHVKLGKVGKVRLTAA, from the coding sequence ATGGCTATGCACAATCCGCCCCATCCCGGCGAGTTCATTATCCAGGTCTATCTAGAGCCCAACAATCTGAGCGGACGCGAACTGGCCGGGAAGCTTGGTGTGGCTCCTTCAACGTTGAATCGCATTCTTACGGGTACTAGCCGTATCAGCCCTGAAATGGCGCTACGCCTTTCCAAGGCGCTTGGCCGTTCTCCAGAGAGTTGGTTGGCTATGCAGTACAATCACGATCTCTGGCACGCCAAGCAGCATGTGAAGCTCGGCAAGGTTGGGAAAGTTCGACTAACAGCGGCCTAG
- a CDS encoding hypothetical protein (conserved exported protein of unknown function) codes for MIKYIVLSALFTMLLSGGVHAGQEGYVCRIDAFSRLQNDGTMNSDTKDPIVSKEFTVDRRSGKILGRYLSSNGFDTEVLDAGSKQQSFKVIAKNSFGFLHILYLEIMEFSDQLPKPFLLIAGSAVYSGRCT; via the coding sequence ATGATCAAATACATCGTTCTATCCGCTCTGTTCACTATGCTACTCAGTGGTGGTGTGCATGCCGGACAGGAAGGCTACGTCTGTCGCATCGATGCCTTCAGTCGCCTTCAGAATGACGGGACCATGAATTCAGACACCAAAGATCCAATCGTGAGCAAAGAGTTCACTGTGGATCGTCGCTCTGGAAAGATTCTTGGCCGCTACTTATCCAGCAACGGATTTGACACTGAGGTTCTGGATGCGGGTTCCAAACAGCAATCCTTCAAAGTCATCGCAAAGAATTCATTCGGCTTTCTCCATATCTTGTATCTGGAGATCATGGAGTTCTCTGATCAACTCCCCAAGCCTTTCTTGCTGATCGCTGGTTCCGCCGTTTATTCGGGGCGATGCACATGA
- a CDS encoding transposase: protein MKLEGSMSTKTRRQYTEEFKTEAVRLVRDSARPVAHVARDLGIADHLLYRWRAEQQQAEERGRTRQDLRAEEAELARLRRENAVLKQERDFLKRAAAFFARESQ, encoded by the coding sequence ATGAAATTGGAGGGCAGCATGAGCACCAAGACCAGACGGCAGTATACGGAAGAGTTTAAGACAGAAGCAGTGCGGTTGGTCCGAGACTCGGCACGACCGGTTGCACACGTAGCCAGAGATCTGGGCATTGCCGACCATCTGCTCTACCGCTGGCGGGCGGAGCAGCAGCAGGCAGAGGAGCGTGGAAGGACGCGGCAGGACCTCCGAGCTGAGGAGGCCGAACTGGCCCGACTGCGGCGTGAAAATGCCGTCCTGAAGCAGGAGCGGGATTTTTTAAAACGTGCGGCGGCGTTCTTCGCGAGGGAGTCCCAATGA
- a CDS encoding hypothetical protein (conserved protein of unknown function): MRYRAIQEHDRRYPIRLMCRALAVSPAGYYAWRGRPESRQAVANRTLLVTIRVLHQDSRQTYGSPSIWRALRKQGHRVGEHRVARLMRHNGLRAKTVKKWRATTYSSHGLPVAANTLDRQFRVPQPNQVWAGDITYVWTMEGWLYLAVLLDLYSRAVIGWAMGPRLTGDLTEQALRMALATRQPTAGLLHHSDRGSQYAAEAYQQLLTTHGITASMSRTGNCWDNACVESFFGTLKQELVYHRHYATRAEAKQDIFEYIEVFYNRTRRHSTLGYDSPAEYEARAAVA, encoded by the coding sequence ATGAGATACCGCGCGATCCAGGAGCACGACCGTCGCTATCCGATCCGCCTCATGTGCCGAGCACTGGCGGTCTCCCCTGCGGGGTATTATGCGTGGCGCGGACGTCCTGAGAGTCGGCAGGCGGTCGCCAATCGGACGCTCCTGGTCACAATCCGCGTGCTCCATCAGGACAGTCGCCAGACCTACGGCAGTCCGAGTATTTGGCGGGCGCTCCGCAAACAGGGTCACCGGGTGGGAGAGCATCGCGTGGCGCGGCTAATGCGTCACAATGGCCTCCGGGCCAAGACCGTGAAGAAGTGGCGGGCTACCACATACTCGTCGCACGGCTTGCCCGTGGCGGCTAACACGCTTGACCGCCAGTTCAGGGTGCCCCAGCCCAACCAGGTCTGGGCAGGCGATATCACCTACGTCTGGACAATGGAGGGCTGGCTGTATCTGGCCGTGCTGCTGGATCTGTACTCGCGTGCCGTCATCGGCTGGGCGATGGGCCCGCGCTTGACCGGAGATTTAACCGAACAGGCCCTCCGCATGGCGCTCGCCACGCGGCAGCCCACAGCAGGACTCCTGCATCACTCCGATCGCGGGAGTCAATATGCGGCAGAGGCCTACCAGCAGTTGCTCACCACGCATGGCATCACAGCCAGTATGAGCCGCACCGGCAATTGCTGGGACAACGCCTGTGTCGAGAGCTTCTTCGGAACATTGAAGCAGGAACTCGTGTACCATCGGCACTATGCCACACGAGCGGAAGCGAAACAGGACATTTTCGAATACATCGAGGTGTTCTACAATCGGACGCGTCGGCACTCGACCCTCGGCTATGACTCCCCGGCCGAGTACGAAGCAAGGGCCGCAGTCGCGTAG
- a CDS encoding hypothetical protein (conserved protein of unknown function), translating into MTPRPSTKQGPQSRSLVSMKLGEGQHSIELAPRPPHFPIARYNCFEFAFGLAGQREVQLIAGQFSSTFCNSEFAQYLVDSVLAQVTSPSVGDLVLYHDNKQITHAGLIEATNGVCSKWGTGHLWLHGLLEVPARYGDVTSFYHRPVPMETLTRFIEFAREREGRDLVDHILYLETEA; encoded by the coding sequence ATGACTCCCCGGCCGAGTACGAAGCAAGGGCCGCAGTCGCGTAGCCTGGTGTCCATGAAACTGGGGGAAGGTCAACACTCTATTGAACTCGCCCCGCGGCCTCCTCACTTCCCGATAGCCCGATACAACTGCTTCGAGTTTGCTTTCGGCCTAGCAGGGCAGAGGGAGGTGCAGCTCATCGCTGGGCAATTCTCGTCCACGTTCTGTAATAGTGAATTTGCACAGTACCTCGTCGACTCAGTCTTGGCTCAGGTCACCTCGCCCTCGGTCGGTGATTTGGTCTTGTACCATGACAATAAACAGATCACACACGCAGGCCTTATAGAGGCAACCAACGGTGTCTGCTCAAAGTGGGGTACAGGTCACCTGTGGCTCCATGGTCTTCTTGAAGTGCCTGCTAGGTATGGTGATGTGACATCGTTCTACCACAGGCCAGTACCGATGGAGACGCTCACGAGGTTCATCGAGTTTGCACGCGAGCGCGAAGGACGAGACCTAGTCGACCATATCTTGTACCTTGAGACGGAAGCATGA
- a CDS encoding hydrogenase maturation protein yields the protein MKYVDEFRDRAVAAALAERVKQTVTTPWTIMEVCGGQTHAIVRFGLDSLLPKNIELVHGPGCPVCVTSVSLIDQAVCLASLPNVIFCSFGDMLRVPGSHGDLFGVKAAGGDIRIIYSPLDALELARKNPDREVVCFAVGFETTAPAWAMAVAQAKQAGITNLTLLIAHVLVPPAMEAILSSPQNRIQGFLAAGHVCTVMGYEEYEAIAQRYRVPIVVTGFEPLDVLEGVAMLVSQLEEGRVEVENQYVRSVSREGNRPARSIVEEVFEPVSRAWRGIGEIPASGLRLKSPYRAYDAEVRFQRELEQLTEGTEDPECQSGLVLQGLLKPPDCPAFGSRCTPERPLGAPMVSSEGACAAYYRYRGNVKGEA from the coding sequence ATGAAGTACGTGGATGAATTTCGCGATCGTGCCGTGGCGGCGGCGCTGGCGGAGCGGGTCAAGCAGACGGTCACCACGCCTTGGACGATTATGGAGGTCTGCGGAGGGCAGACCCATGCAATTGTGCGATTCGGGCTCGATAGTCTGTTGCCAAAGAACATTGAACTCGTTCATGGGCCAGGCTGTCCGGTTTGTGTCACGTCGGTGTCGCTGATCGATCAGGCTGTCTGCCTCGCATCATTGCCAAATGTCATCTTCTGCTCATTCGGTGACATGCTGCGTGTGCCTGGTTCCCATGGCGACTTGTTTGGGGTCAAAGCGGCAGGCGGGGATATCCGGATCATCTATTCGCCGTTGGATGCGCTGGAGCTGGCTCGCAAAAATCCAGATCGCGAAGTCGTCTGTTTTGCCGTAGGATTTGAAACCACCGCCCCCGCATGGGCCATGGCGGTCGCGCAGGCAAAGCAGGCGGGGATTACGAACTTAACTCTGCTGATCGCCCATGTGTTGGTGCCACCCGCGATGGAAGCGATCCTGTCGTCACCTCAGAACCGAATTCAAGGGTTTCTCGCCGCCGGGCATGTCTGTACCGTGATGGGCTATGAGGAGTACGAGGCCATCGCTCAACGGTATCGAGTCCCGATCGTTGTCACTGGGTTTGAACCGCTCGATGTGCTCGAGGGCGTTGCGATGCTGGTCAGTCAGTTAGAAGAAGGACGGGTCGAGGTCGAGAATCAGTATGTGCGATCGGTGAGTAGGGAAGGGAATCGACCAGCGAGGAGTATCGTCGAGGAAGTTTTTGAACCGGTGTCGCGGGCTTGGCGCGGCATCGGCGAAATTCCAGCAAGCGGTCTGCGCCTTAAATCTCCGTACCGTGCCTACGATGCCGAGGTGAGGTTTCAACGTGAACTGGAGCAGCTCACCGAAGGCACGGAAGATCCAGAATGCCAAAGCGGGTTAGTCCTCCAAGGGTTGCTCAAACCGCCGGACTGTCCGGCCTTCGGCAGCCGTTGCACGCCGGAGCGACCCTTAGGCGCGCCGATGGTGTCGAGCGAAGGGGCTTGTGCGGCGTATTATCGGTACCGGGGGAACGTGAAGGGTGAAGCGTGA
- a CDS encoding carbamoyl phosphate phosphatase, hydrogenase 3 maturation protein, which produces MTSNKAFEPTCPLPHSTKNIIQLAHGGGGRLMQELIQDVFVRAFHNPMLAPLHDGATWPVEKGTLAFTTDSYVVRPLFFPGGDIGSLAVNGTINDLAMCGAKPLYLSAGFILEEGLSMEVLQRVVHSMAEAARVAGVPIVTGDTKVVDRGKGDEIFINTSGVGLVPAGVRVLPTLIQPGDAILVSGDLGSHGVAVLSVREGLTFDGHVESDSAPLHRIVSDLIESGIEIHCLRDLTRGGLASVLNELAVAAKAGITVEESAVPVSEPVRGACELLGLDPLYVANEGRFVAMVPARQAEAALAVMRRHEAASRASHIGLVTDRDASRVILRTVVGTHRVLDLLSGEQLPRIC; this is translated from the coding sequence ATGACCAGCAATAAAGCCTTCGAGCCGACTTGCCCACTGCCGCACTCAACGAAGAACATTATCCAGCTTGCACATGGCGGCGGTGGTCGGCTGATGCAGGAGTTGATCCAAGACGTCTTCGTGCGGGCCTTTCACAATCCCATGCTGGCGCCTTTGCACGACGGCGCAACTTGGCCCGTGGAGAAAGGCACCCTTGCCTTCACCACCGATTCCTACGTCGTGCGTCCGTTGTTTTTCCCAGGCGGAGATATTGGGAGTTTGGCGGTAAACGGCACGATCAACGATCTGGCTATGTGCGGTGCCAAGCCTCTCTATCTCAGCGCGGGATTCATCCTGGAAGAGGGGCTCAGCATGGAGGTGCTCCAGCGAGTCGTGCACTCGATGGCCGAGGCCGCGAGGGTGGCAGGTGTGCCGATCGTGACGGGCGATACGAAGGTTGTGGATCGCGGTAAGGGCGACGAGATTTTCATCAATACGTCCGGGGTGGGCCTGGTGCCAGCCGGTGTTCGTGTCCTGCCGACGTTGATCCAGCCGGGTGATGCGATTCTCGTGAGCGGCGATCTTGGATCTCATGGTGTGGCGGTCCTCAGTGTACGAGAAGGGCTGACGTTCGACGGCCATGTCGAAAGCGATTCGGCCCCGTTGCATCGTATCGTGAGTGATCTAATTGAAAGCGGCATCGAGATTCATTGCCTACGCGATCTCACACGTGGTGGGCTGGCCAGCGTACTGAACGAACTGGCCGTTGCGGCGAAGGCGGGGATCACGGTTGAGGAGTCTGCCGTTCCGGTGAGCGAGCCGGTGCGTGGAGCATGTGAGCTATTAGGGCTGGATCCACTCTATGTGGCGAACGAGGGACGCTTCGTGGCGATGGTGCCTGCTCGACAAGCCGAGGCCGCACTCGCCGTGATGCGCCGCCACGAAGCAGCGAGCCGGGCTTCTCACATCGGTCTGGTCACAGATCGGGATGCTTCGAGAGTTATCCTGCGGACTGTGGTTGGTACCCATCGTGTACTCGATCTGCTATCGGGCGAGCAGTTGCCACGAATCTGTTAG
- a CDS encoding hypothetical protein (conserved exported protein of unknown function) encodes MPSRSRVLALLLVLSCMTGSQTVAEQWQSSEKALRDYYDLQEGQRLYEQYCRFCHGAQGKGKAFDVTPPPADLTALSVQKKSDYELTQTIHEGERGTAMGSWKWALSEKEKQHILLYIRWLAR; translated from the coding sequence ATGCCGTCACGATCTAGGGTGTTGGCTCTGTTGCTGGTTCTATCATGCATGACTGGTTCGCAGACTGTCGCTGAGCAGTGGCAGAGTAGTGAGAAGGCGTTACGAGACTACTACGACCTCCAGGAAGGTCAGCGGCTGTATGAACAGTATTGTCGCTTTTGCCATGGAGCACAGGGAAAAGGAAAAGCTTTTGACGTGACGCCGCCACCCGCCGATCTCACCGCCCTCTCAGTCCAAAAGAAGTCAGACTACGAGCTGACACAGACCATTCATGAAGGTGAGCGTGGCACTGCGATGGGGTCCTGGAAATGGGCGCTATCGGAGAAAGAGAAGCAGCATATTCTACTATACATCCGGTGGTTGGCTCGATAA
- a CDS encoding hypothetical protein (conserved protein of unknown function), whose translation MHEKEGHDAIRVANMGFACRLVGNIPTILTRTQVMQVVMKGLIRMIALFFRRWEKRTSHGDQTRASMGRSLLLLVIMLGMSSCATPELIDLNSYDPSHDQIAIAGYYKNQADAMREKAHAQVIAAARYEALFGPEADVVFGARLLGNYYEQTAKEFEGIAEAHASVARKAQHHPAAP comes from the coding sequence GTGCACGAGAAGGAGGGTCATGACGCAATTCGTGTTGCGAACATGGGCTTTGCCTGCCGACTTGTTGGGAATATTCCAACAATCCTCACACGTACTCAGGTCATGCAGGTTGTCATGAAAGGTCTGATACGAATGATCGCCCTGTTTTTCCGTCGATGGGAAAAGAGAACCAGTCATGGTGATCAGACGCGTGCCTCGATGGGCCGAAGCCTCCTCCTGCTTGTCATTATGCTGGGGATGTCCAGTTGCGCGACTCCTGAATTGATCGATCTCAATTCCTATGATCCCTCGCATGATCAAATAGCTATAGCCGGCTATTATAAGAATCAGGCCGATGCGATGCGCGAGAAGGCTCACGCGCAAGTGATCGCCGCAGCACGTTACGAAGCCTTATTTGGTCCGGAGGCGGATGTGGTTTTCGGTGCCCGGTTGTTGGGAAATTACTACGAACAGACAGCAAAAGAATTCGAAGGGATAGCCGAGGCTCATGCCTCCGTGGCCCGCAAGGCACAACACCACCCGGCGGCTCCGTAA
- a CDS encoding hypothetical protein (conserved protein of unknown function) — MKLSVTGRLLLLLIPVLMVLQGCMSTVPPGSRGLRWYPLTTGMTKEPLKEGLFWRAPWNDVFVYDTRYKSFKEKVDALTADDLPVTVYAAITMRPIPDEVYFLAQEVGPDWYKQLVHPQLLSAVRGVVANYTMVTLPERSSEIGNKIEAVVVEALKGRHLDIYNVALSEMEFSQMVLRAIEQKQAKEQEKEQKDFEVVIAQRNADIARIQAKGEGDSLKIRAEGEADSMRIRAVGQSQAQEIITKTLTPDYLRFKLYESPNSKTIIVPEKLNVPMIISPGADQSR; from the coding sequence ATGAAACTATCAGTGACAGGTCGTCTGTTACTTTTGCTGATCCCGGTACTGATGGTCCTCCAGGGCTGCATGAGTACGGTTCCTCCGGGCAGTCGAGGGCTGCGTTGGTACCCTCTTACGACCGGAATGACAAAAGAACCGCTCAAGGAAGGACTGTTCTGGCGGGCGCCCTGGAACGATGTCTTCGTGTATGACACAAGATATAAAAGCTTCAAGGAGAAGGTGGATGCACTGACCGCGGACGATCTGCCGGTCACCGTCTATGCCGCGATCACGATGCGTCCAATCCCGGATGAGGTCTATTTCCTCGCCCAGGAAGTGGGACCAGACTGGTACAAGCAGTTGGTGCACCCACAGCTCTTGTCGGCGGTGCGCGGCGTGGTCGCGAACTACACGATGGTGACGCTTCCGGAGCGCAGCAGCGAAATTGGGAATAAGATCGAAGCCGTGGTGGTCGAAGCGTTGAAGGGGCGTCATCTAGACATCTACAACGTAGCGCTCTCGGAAATGGAATTTTCCCAGATGGTCTTGCGCGCCATCGAACAAAAGCAGGCCAAGGAACAGGAGAAAGAGCAGAAGGACTTCGAGGTCGTCATTGCGCAGCGCAATGCCGACATTGCCCGGATTCAAGCTAAGGGCGAGGGAGATTCCTTGAAAATTCGGGCGGAGGGCGAAGCCGACAGCATGAGGATCCGGGCCGTGGGGCAGTCGCAGGCGCAAGAGATCATCACCAAAACGCTGACGCCGGACTATTTGCGGTTCAAGTTATATGAGAGCCCTAATTCCAAGACCATCATCGTGCCAGAAAAGCTGAATGTTCCGATGATCATTAGCCCTGGTGCTGATCAATCGCGATAG
- a CDS encoding hypothetical protein (conserved protein of unknown function) — MSVAKIIEISSESPNNFEDAIVQGITKASKSVHGIKSAWVKEQHVVVENGKVAMYRVDLKVTFVLD; from the coding sequence ATGTCCGTTGCCAAGATCATCGAGATCAGCTCCGAATCGCCCAATAATTTCGAAGATGCCATCGTCCAAGGAATAACCAAAGCATCCAAGTCCGTCCACGGCATCAAATCGGCCTGGGTAAAGGAGCAACATGTCGTGGTCGAAAACGGGAAGGTCGCCATGTATCGCGTGGATCTGAAAGTGACGTTTGTGTTGGATTGA